From one Microbacterium terregens genomic stretch:
- a CDS encoding TetR-like C-terminal domain-containing protein, which produces MGERACGWSSSAPAWTPTFARLKESLYQAGSGGFRAIVERAKESGELPGDLDTELAIDQLAGPLMFRRLLASAPSARRNVHAVVDAFLAANARRPGPRAADGGGES; this is translated from the coding sequence GTGGGGGAACGGGCATGCGGGTGGTCGTCGAGCGCGCCGGCGTGGACCCCCACCTTCGCCAGGCTCAAGGAGTCGCTGTACCAGGCGGGCTCCGGAGGGTTCCGCGCGATCGTGGAGCGCGCGAAGGAGAGCGGCGAACTGCCCGGCGACCTGGACACCGAGCTGGCCATCGACCAGCTCGCGGGCCCGCTGATGTTCCGCCGGCTGCTGGCGAGCGCACCTTCGGCGAGGAGGAACGTGCACGCCGTCGTCGACGCCTTCCTCGCGGCCAACGCGCGCCGTCCCGGTCCCCGGGCGGCGGACGGCGGCGGCGAGAGCTGA